One Bacillota bacterium genomic region harbors:
- a CDS encoding SUMF1/EgtB/PvdO family nonheme iron enzyme, with amino-acid sequence MVRFPAYSLDELGLGWPKRPHPAFVLGGAVKPYVYIGKYEAYRVGSGTTARALSLRGLDPTTSITFDDASAACRQKGTGWHLMTNAEWAAVALWCWAKGYMPRGNSNYSQSSDAPAERGAPACIYSNLSARVATGSGPMAWSHDGSPYGIWDLNGNVWEWVAGYRLVAGEIQIIKDNDAAAADLSAASTAWQAILQDGSLVAPGTADTLKWDSALPQDDDGVVDVAGKPQLNTTLANPAPATWGDTTYQDYNYSTFDSPLVATGVAVPDILKQLAIYPHAASLAGDGFWSRNYGERVALRGGDWNVGSSAGVFALGLYVPRSYVNVYIGFRPAFVA; translated from the coding sequence ATGGTTCGGTTTCCCGCGTACAGCCTGGATGAGCTCGGGCTCGGTTGGCCGAAACGGCCACACCCGGCCTTTGTTCTAGGCGGCGCAGTTAAGCCCTATGTATACATCGGCAAGTACGAAGCATATCGCGTGGGATCCGGGACAACCGCTCGGGCCCTGAGCCTGCGCGGGCTGGATCCCACAACTAGCATTACGTTCGACGATGCCTCGGCCGCCTGCCGTCAGAAAGGCACAGGCTGGCACCTCATGACAAACGCCGAGTGGGCGGCTGTTGCCCTTTGGTGTTGGGCGAAGGGCTATATGCCGCGTGGCAATTCCAATTACAGCCAGAGCAGCGATGCGCCGGCGGAGCGAGGGGCGCCGGCCTGCATCTACAGCAACCTCTCCGCTCGGGTTGCTACGGGATCCGGCCCGATGGCTTGGTCGCACGACGGCAGCCCCTATGGTATTTGGGATCTGAATGGGAATGTGTGGGAGTGGGTTGCTGGGTATCGTCTTGTTGCCGGCGAGATTCAGATTATCAAGGACAACGATGCGGCAGCGGCGGATCTGTCCGCAGCAAGCACCGCCTGGCAGGCGATCCTGCAGGATGGCAGTCTTGTTGCGCCTGGTACAGCGGACACCTTGAAATGGGACTCGGCGCTGCCCCAAGACGACGATGGCGTTGTCGATGTCGCCGGGAAGCCGCAACTCAATACCACGCTTGCGAACCCGGCACCCGCCACCTGGGGCGATACGACCTACCAGGACTACAACTACTCCACATTCGATTCGCCCCTTGTGGCGACTGGCGTTGCGGTGCCCGACATCCTGAAGCAGCTCGCGATCTATCCGCATGCAGCCAGCCTGGCCGGCGACGGGTTCTGGTCGCGGAACTACGGCGAGCGCGTGGCTCTTCGCGGCGGCGACTGGAACGTCGGCTCCAGCGCGGGGGTCTTCGCGCTGGGCCTGTACGTTCCGCGGTCGTACGTGAACGTGTACA